A genomic stretch from Pochonia chlamydosporia 170 chromosome 4, whole genome shotgun sequence includes:
- a CDS encoding C2H2 type zinc finger containing protein (similar to Metarhizium acridum CQMa 102 XP_007812995.1): MAVHSIARHHTTGQSEYHRHAPQPPPSPPMEEAKCSLPSISKLLGIADAGSPTTIASPDSTSESPRVEAPSATRRQETPFTAHDSRPNSSYSQHVHYSRGLPPTPPLGSDFSFDNHSSPVTKSSRQLSTSSFSGGRFLEATPPPLDSDTRRVQVHLPQSASTVSGPQGTGQQNLPMGSFQSQAGYFHSALPATTTAQPQITNVYYQQPLPQAFPPITVPLTYAPSSGNNPWQHHHYLNPVHGTAYPQSQDRYICPTCSKAFSRPSSLRIHSHSHTGEKPFKCPQAGCGKAFSVRSNMKRHERGCHSFNINSGPPPLR, from the exons ATGGCTGTACACTCTATAGCACGACATCATACTACTGGGCAGAGCGAGTATCACCGACACGCTCCTCAACCGCCCCCGTCACCTCCaatggaagaagccaagtGCTCATTGCCTTCCATCTCCAAATTGTTGGGGATCGCTGACGCTGGATCACCCACCACTATCgcatcaccagactcgactTCCGAGTCTCCTCGTGTTGAAG CCCCATCAGCAACCCGACGACAAGAAACACCGTTTACCGCCCATGACAGCCGTCCAAACTCAAGTTATTCACAACACGTCCACTATTCAAGAGGTCTGCCGCCTACTCCCCCCCTAGGATCGGATTTCTCCTTCGACAACCACAGCTCCCCCGTCACCAAATCATCAAGGCAACTGTCCACCTCATCCTTCTCCGGAGGTAGATTTCTTGAAGCAACACCACCTCCTCTGGATAGCGACACCCGTCGAGTCCAAGTCCACTTGCCACAGTCTGCATCAACAGTAAGCGGCCCTCAGGGAACTGGCCAGCAGAACCTACCCATGGGATCGTTCCAAAGCCAAGCCGGCTACTTCCACTCAGCACTCCCAGCAACGACAACGGCTCAACCACAAATAACAAACGTCTATTACCAGCAGCCGCTGCCGCAGGCATTTCCCCCCATTACAGTTCCCTTGACATACGCCCCGTCGTCAGGCAACAACCCGTGGCAACATCACCACTACCTCAACCCCGTTCACGGGACCGCCTACCCGCAAAGCCAAGATAGATACATCTGCCCGACGTGCAGCAAGGCGTTCAGCCGTCCGAGTAGTCTACGCATCCACAGTCACTCCCACACAGGAGAAAAGCCGTTTAAATGCCCACAGGCCGGTTGTGGCAAGGCTTTTAGCGTCCGCAGCAATATGAAGAGACATGAGCGTGGATGccacagcttcaacatcaactctGGTCCCCCGCCGTTGCGGTAG
- a CDS encoding acriflavine sensitivity control protein acr-2 (similar to Metarhizium acridum CQMa 102 XP_007812994.1), giving the protein MDPINPPTKPCHNCRRQRLRCDRSYPHCNKCIAAGKDCLGYGKLFRWTGAVASRGKLAGRTSSAPVEAGGKAVSPCPKEDGKKADLDFFAPSTSPTATSSNVGSPSDGSMLGYGGDMQLVTRSPSPESVVGSPWVLADPLYQDMQHSHRYYLSYFTERVCKDLVSQDIPERNPFRGLLPLTRSHPLLQHIVVAASAAHMSNLVRAPLAYSVKSADDSFTSGIEQASRRALKDALVAKTKALTLMRGAVENINTTGGDVVLAAALFFINVELIESGKHGWKAHLEGAGRIMSLLRPNMVADSALRDYMLSDCFIYFILASAFMPAKSFDTQSYFQPEQIPSILQRAAANSYLCCPPEILSILHSASQLSNVPPEVASEDDVRAAGLALVQQAQAFDIDSWANDVRNISYLQDAPIESRKHAASAHRLAACLYILQAIPSLSNMTDHDEVAEALSRDIFKHLSHIPDDDPNFKATTWPTFIVGAEASGRARREWVMDRLQRLVRSCPWGFLYTAMETLQVVWNLDNNGKGTKSWVQTLKDPEMNFLIV; this is encoded by the exons ATGGATCCGATCAACCCCCCAACCAAGCCCTGTCACAACTGCCGGCGTCAGCGGCTCCGGTGTGACCGCTCATACCCACACTGCAATAAGTGTATTGCTGCTGGTAAGGATTGCCTTGGATATGGCAAGCTGTTTCGATGGACGGGAGCTGTTGCCAGCCGCGGCAAGCTGGCTGGGAGGACGTCCAGTGCTCCCGTAGAGGCCGGTGGCAAGGCTGTatcgccatgtccaaaggAGGATGGCAAGAAGGCCGATTTGGATTTCTTTGCGCCAAGCACCTCCCCTACTGCTACCAGCAGTAACGTGGGAAGTCCCAGTGATGGTTCCATGCTGGGCTATGGAGGAGATATGCAGCTGGTTACACGATCACCATCGCCAGAGAGTGTTGTTGGTAGCCCGTGGGTCTTGGCCGATCCTCTATATCAAGATATGCAACATTCACATCGATATTATCTATCGTATT TCACGGAACGTGTCTGTAAAGACCTCGTGTCGCAAGATATTCCTGAACGCAATCCATTCCGTGGATTGCTTCCACTAACTAGATCTCATCCACTGCTGCAGCACATTGTCGTCGCCGCATCAGCGGCTCACATGTCCAATTTGGTTCGCGCTCCGTTAGCATATAGCGTAAAAAGTGCAGACGACAGCTTCACTTCGGGCATTGAACAGGCGTCTCGACGAGCGCTCAAGGACGCATTGGTCGCTAAGACCAAAGCGTTGACACTGATGCGTGGCGCGGTGGAGAACATCAATACCACCGGgggtgatgttgtgcttgctgctgctctcttctttatcAACGTGGAGTTGATTGAGTCCGGCAAGCATGGCTGGAAAGCTCACCTGGAAGGAGCTGGCCGAATCATGTCGCTGCTACGACCTAATATGGTGGCAGATTCTGCATTGCGAGACTACATGCTGTCTGATTGCTTCAT CTATTTCATCCTGGCATCTGCCTTCATGCCCGCCAAATCCTTTGATACCCAGTCCTACTTTCAGCCGGAGCAGATCCCTTCTATCCTGCAGCGAGCAGCGGCCAATAGCTACCTCTGCTGTCCACCTGAGATTCTCAGCATCCTACATTCAGCGTCCCAATTATCCAACGTCCCTCCAGAAGTCGCATCGGAGGACGATGTTCGTGCAGCCGGCCTAGCCCTCGttcagcaagctcaagcGTTTGATATCGACTCCTGGGCAAATGATGTCCGCAATATATCCTACCTGCAAGACGCGCCTATCGAGAGCAGAAAGCACGCCGCATCAGCCCACCGCCTTGCAGCATGTCTTTATATTTTGCAGGCAATTCCATCTTTGAGCAACATGACAGATCATGACGAAGTGGCCGAGGCCCTGAGCCGGGACATTTTTAAGCACTTGTCTCATATTCCTGACGACGACCCGAATTTCAAGGCTACGACATGGCCTACTTTTATCGTTGGAGCCGAGGCTAGTGGTCGTGCAAGAAGAGAATGGGTCATGGATAGACTACAGCGACTCGTGCGGTCTTGCCCTTGGGGCTTTTTATATACGGCCATGGAGACGCTGCAAGTTGTCTGGAACCTGGATAATAATGGAAAAGGCACGAAGAGCTGGGTTCAGACGTTGAAGGATCCTGAAATGAATTTTCTCATCGTGTGA